The Spirochaetota bacterium genomic sequence GAAGGGTCAATACCCTCAAGCTGCTTTTTGCCGCCATAGCCGACGTGAAGCTGGAAACCGAGAGAGGGGTATATCTGAAAAAGATAAGCACTCTTCTGGATGTGGATGAAAATTCAGTGCGGACCGATTTCAAGAATTACATTGCCAATCAAAGAGCAGGACTTAGAACTGAACAGCAGCCGAAAAGTGACCAGGCTGATTTTTTAACACGGAGCTACAGGGACCTGGTAAAGCTCATATGCCATTACCCTGAGCTCATTGAAAAGGCGGTCATCGATTATAACATAAACGACATCCCCGATGAATTGTTGCGGTCTATCATGAAAAAGATTGCGGATATGTATTTTGCCGACAGGCAATTTTCAATTGATAAAATATTTGACTTTTTCACGACCGGTCGAGAAATGGATTTTCTGAACCAGATGTTTAATGAAGATTTTTCAGTGCCCAATCCGGGATCCGCCTACACTGAAATATTTATAAACATGAAAGTTCATGAAATTGACGATAAAATTGATAAGTATGCATCTTTAATAAAGTCGTCTCCCGGCGGAAGTTTCCATGAGTATATAACCGAAATCGAGGTATTGCGCAGAGAAAAGGAAAAGCTTTCTCAATATATTTACAACAAGGTCATGTAACGGCACTGGACCGGCGCTTTACAAATGGTATATTGAGAGTGTTTTGTGTCCTAATAATCCAGTATGACATTGTCAAATTTGCTATTTAACAAAGAAGAATAGATAACAGGCGGACTTTGGAAGCAGCATATATTATTTAAAGGATATGATAGCGACATGAGTAAAAAAGAGATGACGTTGGATGCCGTTCCGGAAGTTAAAAAGCTCATTGAAATAGGTAAGACCAACGGCGAGGTCACCTATGATGAGATCAACGACATACTTCCCGACAAGCTGCTCAATTCCGAGAAGATCGATGATGTATTCATTCTTCTCAACCAGTTAGGCATCGAGATGGTGGAGGAATCAACGAGAAAAGACCAGTCTCTTCCCGGCGTAAAGAAGAAGAGCAGTACCGCATCGAAAAAGAGCCTTTCCACGCAAACCGAGACGTCACATGTCGATGATCCAATACGGCTCTACCTGAAGGAGATCGGAAAGGTGTCCCTCCTTTCGGGAGACCAGGAGGTTGACCTGGCGAAGAGGATCGAAGAGGGCGAGATTCTCATCGAGGAGACCGTATACAATTCATCTCTGCTCATCAATGACCTCATTAAAAATTACTCCAAGATAAAGAGCGGAAAGATCAAGCTCACCGACGTATTGAAGGTCAACCGGCTCTATTATTTCTCATCGGTAGACCTGGACAAGCTGGAAAAGAAATTCCACGAGACGATGAAGATCATTATTGAAGAAGACAACAAGATGATCCAGTTCGGGAACAAGCTGAAGAAGGTTGATTCGGAGTCCAAGAAGGCGGAGGAATTCAAGGAAAAGATCGAATCCGCCAAGGTGAATATCCGCAAGACCATCCGGAACCTTGAGATCAACGACAACGAGATAAACAAGCTTTCCGCCAAGATAAAATCCATGGTGGCGCGGATCCAGGAGACCTACGAGTTTTTCACCGATATCGAGAAGGACTTCCACCGCGACCTGAAGGAGCTCAAGCACCTGGCGCGCAAGCTTGAAAAAGGCGAGAGCATAACCAAGATCATCAAGGAGCTGGGGATCAAGAACAAGGACGAGATCCTCGAGGTTATCAAGAACGTGCGCAACAACGAGCGCAAGATTCGCAGGATAGAGCAGGAGGCGGGGGCCACGGCCGACGAGATCATGGAGTGGGGGCTGCAGATAAACGCGGGTCAGAAGAAGATATCGATCGCGAAAAAGGAGCTCATCAACGCAAACCTGCGTCTCGTCGTTTCCATCGCCAAGAAATACGCCAACCGCGGCATGCACTTCTTCGACCTTATTCAGGAAGGAAATATCGGCCTCATCAAGGCTGTCGATAAATTCGAATACAAGAAAGGCTACAAGTTTTCCACCTATGCTACCTGGTGGATACGACAGGCCATAACGCGGGCGATATCCGACCAGGCCAGGACCATCAGGGTCCCGGTCCACATGATCGAGCAGATTAACAAGGTCATGAGGGAAACGCGGCTGTTCCAGCAGGAATTCGGAAGGGAGCCGTCCCCGGAAGAGCTCTCCGACAGGCTGGGATGGGTGGTTGGCAAGGTAAAGGCGGTAAAGAACGTTGCCCGCGAGCCGATTTCCCTGGAAACGCCGGTGGGCGAGGAAGAAGATTCCCTCCTCGGCGATTTCATCGAGGACAAGGAGGTCGATTCTCCGGCCAATACCGCCGCCTACCGTCTCCTTTCCGAGCAGATAAACACTGTCCTTTCAACGCTCCCGGCGCGGGAGCAGAAGGTAATCCGCATGCGCTTCGGGCTTGATGACGGCTATTCCCATA encodes the following:
- the rpoD gene encoding RNA polymerase sigma factor RpoD, translating into MTLDAVPEVKKLIEIGKTNGEVTYDEINDILPDKLLNSEKIDDVFILLNQLGIEMVEESTRKDQSLPGVKKKSSTASKKSLSTQTETSHVDDPIRLYLKEIGKVSLLSGDQEVDLAKRIEEGEILIEETVYNSSLLINDLIKNYSKIKSGKIKLTDVLKVNRLYYFSSVDLDKLEKKFHETMKIIIEEDNKMIQFGNKLKKVDSESKKAEEFKEKIESAKVNIRKTIRNLEINDNEINKLSAKIKSMVARIQETYEFFTDIEKDFHRDLKELKHLARKLEKGESITKIIKELGIKNKDEILEVIKNVRNNERKIRRIEQEAGATADEIMEWGLQINAGQKKISIAKKELINANLRLVVSIAKKYANRGMHFFDLIQEGNIGLIKAVDKFEYKKGYKFSTYATWWIRQAITRAISDQARTIRVPVHMIEQINKVMRETRLFQQEFGREPSPEELSDRLGWVVGKVKAVKNVAREPISLETPVGEEEDSLLGDFIEDKEVDSPANTAAYRLLSEQINTVLSTLPAREQKVIRMRFGLDDGYSHTLEEVGYVFKVTRERIRQIEAKALRRLRHPTRARKLKDYLDHA